Within Scomber scombrus chromosome 12, fScoSco1.1, whole genome shotgun sequence, the genomic segment tcttcatcctctgaGCAACACTGGCTGCTCAGCCGGTCTGTGTACTGCGACGAGACTGGAGAAGTAGGCGACAAGTGCGGCCTGCTGGAGTCGAGGCTGTCGGTGGTGTCGTGGTGGCCCCTGGATGAGATCGGGTCGGGATCGGTGTTGCACGGTGCTGTCACGGCCCCCCCGCCCATACCCCCAGCCGCGCACTTCTCTAACTCTGCCAGCTTGGCGAGCTTCTCAAAGGCCACAACGCCCGCCGACTTCGCGGACTCTACGTCCGCTTTCATCTCTTCCAGATCCCGCTTGAGTTTGGCCCGCCGGTTCTGAAACCAGGTGATGACCTGTGCGTTGGTTAGGCCGAGCTGCTGGGCGATCTGGTCTCGGTCCGCCGGGCTCAGGTACTTCTGGTACATGAAGCGCTTCTCCAGCTCGTAGATCTGGTGGTTGGTGAACGCCGTACGGGACTTTCGCCTTTTCTTAGGTGTGTTCCTCTGGCCGAAGAACGTCAGACCATCttgacctgagagagagaacGATGATTTAggtcatataaaaaaaaaaagaattcttAAAATTTCTTGTATGCATTTATTAAAATAGCCCAATTAAAACGCAATTTTAAATGATGGCTTTCTATGCTGTTGCAGCCAGATTATCATGAAATATACAGTCTTGAAATAACAGTAGTAcccactttttattttttagcaatATCATAGTTTAACTGTCTAGCATTTCAATAAATTaagaata encodes:
- the lbx1a gene encoding transcription factor LBX1a, with translation MSSKDDLKCPVLQEERRRSPLDHLPPPANSNKPLTPFSIEDILNKPSVRRSYSLCGAAHLISPGQKLPPAGVSGRALLSQTSPLCALEELASKTFKGLEVSVLQAAEGQDGLTFFGQRNTPKKRRKSRTAFTNHQIYELEKRFMYQKYLSPADRDQIAQQLGLTNAQVITWFQNRRAKLKRDLEEMKADVESAKSAGVVAFEKLAKLAELEKCAAGGMGGGAVTAPCNTDPDPISSRGHHDTTDSLDSSRPHLSPTSPVSSQYTDRLSSQCCSEDEDEEIDVDD